In one window of Oncorhynchus gorbuscha isolate QuinsamMale2020 ecotype Even-year linkage group LG23, OgorEven_v1.0, whole genome shotgun sequence DNA:
- the LOC124011246 gene encoding poly(rC)-binding protein 3-like isoform X16, which yields MEPPKVQQPGEGGLNVTLTIRLLMHGKEVGSIIGKKGETVKKMREEVSASGARINISEGNCPERIVTITGPTDAIFKAFAMIAYKFEEDIINSMSNSPATSKPPVTLRLVVPASQCGSLIGKGGSKIKEMRESTGAQVQVAGDMLPNSTERAVTISGAPEAIIQCVKQICVVMLEAYTIQGQYAIPHPDQLTKLHQLAMQQTPFNPLGQTTPAFPAGLDASNQASTHELTIPNDLIGCIIGRQGTKINEIRQMSGAQIKIANAMEGSSERQITITGTPANISLAQYLINARFRDVAAMWNDPSSMTTS from the exons ATGGAACCACCCAAGGTGCAGCAGCCAGGCGAAGGAGGCCTCAACGTCACCCTCACCATCAGGCTTCTGATGCACGGCAAG GAGGTTGGAAGCATCATTGGAAAG aaaggagagacagtgaAGAAGATGCGTGAAGAGGTAAGTGCA AGTGGTGCACGCATCAACATCTCTGAGGGAAACTGCCCAGAGCGGATAGTTACCATCACCGGACCCACAGATGCCATCTTCAAGGCCTTCGCCATGATCGCATACAAGTTTGAAGAG GATATAATCAACTCTATGAGCAACAGTCCAGCCACCAGCAAGCCTCCTGTCACCCTGCGTCTGGTTGTCCCAGCCAGCCAATGTGGCTCCCTCATAGGGAAAGGAGGCTCCAAAATCAAAGAAatgagagag TCCACAGGTGCTCAGGTACAGGTCGCAGGGGACATGCTGCCCAACTCCACTGAACGAGCAGTCACCATCTCAGGAGCCCCGGAAGCCATTATCCAGTGTGTCAAGCAGATCTGTGTTGTCATGCTAGAG gCGTACACCATTCAGGGACAATACGCCATCCCTCACCCTGAC CAGTTGACCAAGCTCCACCAGTTGGCTATGCAGCAAACCCCCTTTAACCCCCTTGGACAGACCACCCCTGCCTTCCCCG CAGGTCTGGATGCCAGTAACCAGGCCAGTACTCATGAACTCACCATTCCCAATGAT CTAATAGGCTGCATAATCGGGCGCCAGGGAACCAAAATCAACGAGATCCGTCAGATGTCTGGGGCGCAGATCAAAATTGCTAACGCCATGGAAGGGTCATCGGAGCGCCAGATCACCATCACAGGAACCCCCGCCAACATCAGCCTGGCCCAGTACCTCATCAACGCAAG GTTCAGAGACGTGGCGGCCATGTGGAATGACCCATCCTCCATGACGACATCCTAA
- the LOC124011246 gene encoding poly(rC)-binding protein 3-like isoform X14, with product MEPPKVQQPGEGGLNVTLTIRLLMHGKEVGSIIGKKGETVKKMREESGARINISEGNCPERIVTITGPTDAIFKAFAMIAYKFEEDIINSMSNSPATSKPPVTLRLVVPASQCGSLIGKGGSKIKEMRESTGAQVQVAGDMLPNSTERAVTISGAPEAIIQCVKQICVVMLESPPKGATIPYRPKPASTPIIFSGGQAYTIQGQYAIPHPDQLTKLHQLAMQQTPFNPLGQTTPAFPGLDASNQASTHELTIPNDLIGCIIGRQGTKINEIRQMSGAQIKIANAMEGSSERQITITGTPANISLAQYLINARFRDVAAMWNDPSSMTTS from the exons ATGGAACCACCCAAGGTGCAGCAGCCAGGCGAAGGAGGCCTCAACGTCACCCTCACCATCAGGCTTCTGATGCACGGCAAG GAGGTTGGAAGCATCATTGGAAAG aaaggagagacagtgaAGAAGATGCGTGAAGAG AGTGGTGCACGCATCAACATCTCTGAGGGAAACTGCCCAGAGCGGATAGTTACCATCACCGGACCCACAGATGCCATCTTCAAGGCCTTCGCCATGATCGCATACAAGTTTGAAGAG GATATAATCAACTCTATGAGCAACAGTCCAGCCACCAGCAAGCCTCCTGTCACCCTGCGTCTGGTTGTCCCAGCCAGCCAATGTGGCTCCCTCATAGGGAAAGGAGGCTCCAAAATCAAAGAAatgagagag TCCACAGGTGCTCAGGTACAGGTCGCAGGGGACATGCTGCCCAACTCCACTGAACGAGCAGTCACCATCTCAGGAGCCCCGGAAGCCATTATCCAGTGTGTCAAGCAGATCTGTGTTGTCATGCTAGAG tcccCACCGAAAGGTGCCACTATCCCCTACCGCCCCAAGCCTGCCTCCACCCCCATCATTTTTTCAGGTGGCCAG gCGTACACCATTCAGGGACAATACGCCATCCCTCACCCTGAC CAGTTGACCAAGCTCCACCAGTTGGCTATGCAGCAAACCCCCTTTAACCCCCTTGGACAGACCACCCCTGCCTTCCCCG GTCTGGATGCCAGTAACCAGGCCAGTACTCATGAACTCACCATTCCCAATGAT CTAATAGGCTGCATAATCGGGCGCCAGGGAACCAAAATCAACGAGATCCGTCAGATGTCTGGGGCGCAGATCAAAATTGCTAACGCCATGGAAGGGTCATCGGAGCGCCAGATCACCATCACAGGAACCCCCGCCAACATCAGCCTGGCCCAGTACCTCATCAACGCAAG GTTCAGAGACGTGGCGGCCATGTGGAATGACCCATCCTCCATGACGACATCCTAA
- the LOC124011246 gene encoding poly(rC)-binding protein 3-like isoform X18, with amino-acid sequence MEPPKVQQPGEGGLNVTLTIRLLMHGKEVGSIIGKKGETVKKMREEVSASGARINISEGNCPERIVTITGPTDAIFKAFAMIAYKFEEDIINSMSNSPATSKPPVTLRLVVPASQCGSLIGKGGSKIKEMRESTGAQVQVAGDMLPNSTERAVTISGAPEAIIQCVKQICVVMLEAYTIQGQYAIPHPDQLTKLHQLAMQQTPFNPLGQTTPAFPGLDASNQASTHELTIPNDLIGCIIGRQGTKINEIRQMSGAQIKIANAMEGSSERQITITGTPANISLAQYLINARFRDVAAMWNDPSSMTTS; translated from the exons ATGGAACCACCCAAGGTGCAGCAGCCAGGCGAAGGAGGCCTCAACGTCACCCTCACCATCAGGCTTCTGATGCACGGCAAG GAGGTTGGAAGCATCATTGGAAAG aaaggagagacagtgaAGAAGATGCGTGAAGAGGTAAGTGCA AGTGGTGCACGCATCAACATCTCTGAGGGAAACTGCCCAGAGCGGATAGTTACCATCACCGGACCCACAGATGCCATCTTCAAGGCCTTCGCCATGATCGCATACAAGTTTGAAGAG GATATAATCAACTCTATGAGCAACAGTCCAGCCACCAGCAAGCCTCCTGTCACCCTGCGTCTGGTTGTCCCAGCCAGCCAATGTGGCTCCCTCATAGGGAAAGGAGGCTCCAAAATCAAAGAAatgagagag TCCACAGGTGCTCAGGTACAGGTCGCAGGGGACATGCTGCCCAACTCCACTGAACGAGCAGTCACCATCTCAGGAGCCCCGGAAGCCATTATCCAGTGTGTCAAGCAGATCTGTGTTGTCATGCTAGAG gCGTACACCATTCAGGGACAATACGCCATCCCTCACCCTGAC CAGTTGACCAAGCTCCACCAGTTGGCTATGCAGCAAACCCCCTTTAACCCCCTTGGACAGACCACCCCTGCCTTCCCCG GTCTGGATGCCAGTAACCAGGCCAGTACTCATGAACTCACCATTCCCAATGAT CTAATAGGCTGCATAATCGGGCGCCAGGGAACCAAAATCAACGAGATCCGTCAGATGTCTGGGGCGCAGATCAAAATTGCTAACGCCATGGAAGGGTCATCGGAGCGCCAGATCACCATCACAGGAACCCCCGCCAACATCAGCCTGGCCCAGTACCTCATCAACGCAAG GTTCAGAGACGTGGCGGCCATGTGGAATGACCCATCCTCCATGACGACATCCTAA
- the LOC124011246 gene encoding poly(rC)-binding protein 3-like isoform X10 produces MEPPKVQQPGEGGLNVTLTIRLLMHGKEVGSIIGKKGETVKKMREEVSASGARINISEGNCPERIVTITGPTDAIFKAFAMIAYKFEEDIINSMSNSPATSKPPVTLRLVVPASQCGSLIGKGGSKIKEMRESTGAQVQVAGDMLPNSTERAVTISGAPEAIIQCVKQICVVMLESPPKGATIPYRPKPASTPIIFSGGQAYTIQGQYAIPHPDLTKLHQLAMQQTPFNPLGQTTPAFPAGLDASNQASTHELTIPNDLIGCIIGRQGTKINEIRQMSGAQIKIANAMEGSSERQITITGTPANISLAQYLINARFRDVAAMWNDPSSMTTS; encoded by the exons ATGGAACCACCCAAGGTGCAGCAGCCAGGCGAAGGAGGCCTCAACGTCACCCTCACCATCAGGCTTCTGATGCACGGCAAG GAGGTTGGAAGCATCATTGGAAAG aaaggagagacagtgaAGAAGATGCGTGAAGAGGTAAGTGCA AGTGGTGCACGCATCAACATCTCTGAGGGAAACTGCCCAGAGCGGATAGTTACCATCACCGGACCCACAGATGCCATCTTCAAGGCCTTCGCCATGATCGCATACAAGTTTGAAGAG GATATAATCAACTCTATGAGCAACAGTCCAGCCACCAGCAAGCCTCCTGTCACCCTGCGTCTGGTTGTCCCAGCCAGCCAATGTGGCTCCCTCATAGGGAAAGGAGGCTCCAAAATCAAAGAAatgagagag TCCACAGGTGCTCAGGTACAGGTCGCAGGGGACATGCTGCCCAACTCCACTGAACGAGCAGTCACCATCTCAGGAGCCCCGGAAGCCATTATCCAGTGTGTCAAGCAGATCTGTGTTGTCATGCTAGAG tcccCACCGAAAGGTGCCACTATCCCCTACCGCCCCAAGCCTGCCTCCACCCCCATCATTTTTTCAGGTGGCCAG gCGTACACCATTCAGGGACAATACGCCATCCCTCACCCTGAC TTGACCAAGCTCCACCAGTTGGCTATGCAGCAAACCCCCTTTAACCCCCTTGGACAGACCACCCCTGCCTTCCCCG CAGGTCTGGATGCCAGTAACCAGGCCAGTACTCATGAACTCACCATTCCCAATGAT CTAATAGGCTGCATAATCGGGCGCCAGGGAACCAAAATCAACGAGATCCGTCAGATGTCTGGGGCGCAGATCAAAATTGCTAACGCCATGGAAGGGTCATCGGAGCGCCAGATCACCATCACAGGAACCCCCGCCAACATCAGCCTGGCCCAGTACCTCATCAACGCAAG GTTCAGAGACGTGGCGGCCATGTGGAATGACCCATCCTCCATGACGACATCCTAA
- the LOC124011246 gene encoding poly(rC)-binding protein 3-like isoform X9 gives MEPPKVQQPGEGGLNVTLTIRLLMHGKEVGSIIGKKGETVKKMREEVSASGARINISEGNCPERIVTITGPTDAIFKAFAMIAYKFEEDIINSMSNSPATSKPPVTLRLVVPASQCGSLIGKGGSKIKEMRESTGAQVQVAGDMLPNSTERAVTISGAPEAIIQCVKQICVVMLESPPKGATIPYRPKPASTPIIFSGGQAYTIQGQYAIPHPDQLTKLHQLAMQQTPFNPLGQTTPAFPAGLDASNQASTHELTIPNDLIGCIIGRQGTKINEIRQMSGAQIKIANAMEGSSERQITITGTPANISLAQYLINARFRDVAAMWNDPSSMTTS, from the exons ATGGAACCACCCAAGGTGCAGCAGCCAGGCGAAGGAGGCCTCAACGTCACCCTCACCATCAGGCTTCTGATGCACGGCAAG GAGGTTGGAAGCATCATTGGAAAG aaaggagagacagtgaAGAAGATGCGTGAAGAGGTAAGTGCA AGTGGTGCACGCATCAACATCTCTGAGGGAAACTGCCCAGAGCGGATAGTTACCATCACCGGACCCACAGATGCCATCTTCAAGGCCTTCGCCATGATCGCATACAAGTTTGAAGAG GATATAATCAACTCTATGAGCAACAGTCCAGCCACCAGCAAGCCTCCTGTCACCCTGCGTCTGGTTGTCCCAGCCAGCCAATGTGGCTCCCTCATAGGGAAAGGAGGCTCCAAAATCAAAGAAatgagagag TCCACAGGTGCTCAGGTACAGGTCGCAGGGGACATGCTGCCCAACTCCACTGAACGAGCAGTCACCATCTCAGGAGCCCCGGAAGCCATTATCCAGTGTGTCAAGCAGATCTGTGTTGTCATGCTAGAG tcccCACCGAAAGGTGCCACTATCCCCTACCGCCCCAAGCCTGCCTCCACCCCCATCATTTTTTCAGGTGGCCAG gCGTACACCATTCAGGGACAATACGCCATCCCTCACCCTGAC CAGTTGACCAAGCTCCACCAGTTGGCTATGCAGCAAACCCCCTTTAACCCCCTTGGACAGACCACCCCTGCCTTCCCCG CAGGTCTGGATGCCAGTAACCAGGCCAGTACTCATGAACTCACCATTCCCAATGAT CTAATAGGCTGCATAATCGGGCGCCAGGGAACCAAAATCAACGAGATCCGTCAGATGTCTGGGGCGCAGATCAAAATTGCTAACGCCATGGAAGGGTCATCGGAGCGCCAGATCACCATCACAGGAACCCCCGCCAACATCAGCCTGGCCCAGTACCTCATCAACGCAAG GTTCAGAGACGTGGCGGCCATGTGGAATGACCCATCCTCCATGACGACATCCTAA
- the LOC124011246 gene encoding poly(rC)-binding protein 3-like isoform X15, giving the protein MEPPKVQQPGEGGLNVTLTIRLLMHGKEVGSIIGKKGETVKKMREESGARINISEGNCPERIVTITGPTDAIFKAFAMIAYKFEEDIINSMSNSPATSKPPVTLRLVVPASQCGSLIGKGGSKIKEMRESTGAQVQVAGDMLPNSTERAVTISGAPEAIIQCVKQICVVMLESPPKGATIPYRPKPASTPIIFSGGQAYTIQGQYAIPHPDLTKLHQLAMQQTPFNPLGQTTPAFPGLDASNQASTHELTIPNDLIGCIIGRQGTKINEIRQMSGAQIKIANAMEGSSERQITITGTPANISLAQYLINARFRDVAAMWNDPSSMTTS; this is encoded by the exons ATGGAACCACCCAAGGTGCAGCAGCCAGGCGAAGGAGGCCTCAACGTCACCCTCACCATCAGGCTTCTGATGCACGGCAAG GAGGTTGGAAGCATCATTGGAAAG aaaggagagacagtgaAGAAGATGCGTGAAGAG AGTGGTGCACGCATCAACATCTCTGAGGGAAACTGCCCAGAGCGGATAGTTACCATCACCGGACCCACAGATGCCATCTTCAAGGCCTTCGCCATGATCGCATACAAGTTTGAAGAG GATATAATCAACTCTATGAGCAACAGTCCAGCCACCAGCAAGCCTCCTGTCACCCTGCGTCTGGTTGTCCCAGCCAGCCAATGTGGCTCCCTCATAGGGAAAGGAGGCTCCAAAATCAAAGAAatgagagag TCCACAGGTGCTCAGGTACAGGTCGCAGGGGACATGCTGCCCAACTCCACTGAACGAGCAGTCACCATCTCAGGAGCCCCGGAAGCCATTATCCAGTGTGTCAAGCAGATCTGTGTTGTCATGCTAGAG tcccCACCGAAAGGTGCCACTATCCCCTACCGCCCCAAGCCTGCCTCCACCCCCATCATTTTTTCAGGTGGCCAG gCGTACACCATTCAGGGACAATACGCCATCCCTCACCCTGAC TTGACCAAGCTCCACCAGTTGGCTATGCAGCAAACCCCCTTTAACCCCCTTGGACAGACCACCCCTGCCTTCCCCG GTCTGGATGCCAGTAACCAGGCCAGTACTCATGAACTCACCATTCCCAATGAT CTAATAGGCTGCATAATCGGGCGCCAGGGAACCAAAATCAACGAGATCCGTCAGATGTCTGGGGCGCAGATCAAAATTGCTAACGCCATGGAAGGGTCATCGGAGCGCCAGATCACCATCACAGGAACCCCCGCCAACATCAGCCTGGCCCAGTACCTCATCAACGCAAG GTTCAGAGACGTGGCGGCCATGTGGAATGACCCATCCTCCATGACGACATCCTAA
- the LOC124011246 gene encoding poly(rC)-binding protein 3-like isoform X3 codes for MEPPKVQQPGEGGLNVTLTIRLLMHGKEVGSIIGKKGETVKKMREEVSASGARINISEGNCPERIVTITGPTDAIFKAFAMIAYKFEEDIINSMSNSPATSKPPVTLRLVVPASQCGSLIGKGGSKIKEMRESTGAQVQVAGDMLPNSTERAVTISGAPEAIIQCVKQICVVMLESPPKGATIPYRPKPASTPIIFSGGQVRADPLGASTANLSLLLQHQPLPAYTIQGQYAIPHPDQLTKLHQLAMQQTPFNPLGQTTPAFPGLDASNQASTHELTIPNDLIGCIIGRQGTKINEIRQMSGAQIKIANAMEGSSERQITITGTPANISLAQYLINARFRDVAAMWNDPSSMTTS; via the exons ATGGAACCACCCAAGGTGCAGCAGCCAGGCGAAGGAGGCCTCAACGTCACCCTCACCATCAGGCTTCTGATGCACGGCAAG GAGGTTGGAAGCATCATTGGAAAG aaaggagagacagtgaAGAAGATGCGTGAAGAGGTAAGTGCA AGTGGTGCACGCATCAACATCTCTGAGGGAAACTGCCCAGAGCGGATAGTTACCATCACCGGACCCACAGATGCCATCTTCAAGGCCTTCGCCATGATCGCATACAAGTTTGAAGAG GATATAATCAACTCTATGAGCAACAGTCCAGCCACCAGCAAGCCTCCTGTCACCCTGCGTCTGGTTGTCCCAGCCAGCCAATGTGGCTCCCTCATAGGGAAAGGAGGCTCCAAAATCAAAGAAatgagagag TCCACAGGTGCTCAGGTACAGGTCGCAGGGGACATGCTGCCCAACTCCACTGAACGAGCAGTCACCATCTCAGGAGCCCCGGAAGCCATTATCCAGTGTGTCAAGCAGATCTGTGTTGTCATGCTAGAG tcccCACCGAAAGGTGCCACTATCCCCTACCGCCCCAAGCCTGCCTCCACCCCCATCATTTTTTCAGGTGGCCAGGTAAGAGCCGACCCGCTGGGGGCCTCCACTGCCAACCTCAGCCTCTTACTGCAGCACCAGCCACTGCCT gCGTACACCATTCAGGGACAATACGCCATCCCTCACCCTGAC CAGTTGACCAAGCTCCACCAGTTGGCTATGCAGCAAACCCCCTTTAACCCCCTTGGACAGACCACCCCTGCCTTCCCCG GTCTGGATGCCAGTAACCAGGCCAGTACTCATGAACTCACCATTCCCAATGAT CTAATAGGCTGCATAATCGGGCGCCAGGGAACCAAAATCAACGAGATCCGTCAGATGTCTGGGGCGCAGATCAAAATTGCTAACGCCATGGAAGGGTCATCGGAGCGCCAGATCACCATCACAGGAACCCCCGCCAACATCAGCCTGGCCCAGTACCTCATCAACGCAAG GTTCAGAGACGTGGCGGCCATGTGGAATGACCCATCCTCCATGACGACATCCTAA
- the LOC124011246 gene encoding poly(rC)-binding protein 3-like isoform X8 encodes MEPPKVQQPGEGGLNVTLTIRLLMHGKEVGSIIGKKGETVKKMREESGARINISEGNCPERIVTITGPTDAIFKAFAMIAYKFEEDIINSMSNSPATSKPPVTLRLVVPASQCGSLIGKGGSKIKEMRESTGAQVQVAGDMLPNSTERAVTISGAPEAIIQCVKQICVVMLESPPKGATIPYRPKPASTPIIFSGGQVRADPLGASTANLSLLLQHQPLPAYTIQGQYAIPHPDLTKLHQLAMQQTPFNPLGQTTPAFPGLDASNQASTHELTIPNDLIGCIIGRQGTKINEIRQMSGAQIKIANAMEGSSERQITITGTPANISLAQYLINARFRDVAAMWNDPSSMTTS; translated from the exons ATGGAACCACCCAAGGTGCAGCAGCCAGGCGAAGGAGGCCTCAACGTCACCCTCACCATCAGGCTTCTGATGCACGGCAAG GAGGTTGGAAGCATCATTGGAAAG aaaggagagacagtgaAGAAGATGCGTGAAGAG AGTGGTGCACGCATCAACATCTCTGAGGGAAACTGCCCAGAGCGGATAGTTACCATCACCGGACCCACAGATGCCATCTTCAAGGCCTTCGCCATGATCGCATACAAGTTTGAAGAG GATATAATCAACTCTATGAGCAACAGTCCAGCCACCAGCAAGCCTCCTGTCACCCTGCGTCTGGTTGTCCCAGCCAGCCAATGTGGCTCCCTCATAGGGAAAGGAGGCTCCAAAATCAAAGAAatgagagag TCCACAGGTGCTCAGGTACAGGTCGCAGGGGACATGCTGCCCAACTCCACTGAACGAGCAGTCACCATCTCAGGAGCCCCGGAAGCCATTATCCAGTGTGTCAAGCAGATCTGTGTTGTCATGCTAGAG tcccCACCGAAAGGTGCCACTATCCCCTACCGCCCCAAGCCTGCCTCCACCCCCATCATTTTTTCAGGTGGCCAGGTAAGAGCCGACCCGCTGGGGGCCTCCACTGCCAACCTCAGCCTCTTACTGCAGCACCAGCCACTGCCT gCGTACACCATTCAGGGACAATACGCCATCCCTCACCCTGAC TTGACCAAGCTCCACCAGTTGGCTATGCAGCAAACCCCCTTTAACCCCCTTGGACAGACCACCCCTGCCTTCCCCG GTCTGGATGCCAGTAACCAGGCCAGTACTCATGAACTCACCATTCCCAATGAT CTAATAGGCTGCATAATCGGGCGCCAGGGAACCAAAATCAACGAGATCCGTCAGATGTCTGGGGCGCAGATCAAAATTGCTAACGCCATGGAAGGGTCATCGGAGCGCCAGATCACCATCACAGGAACCCCCGCCAACATCAGCCTGGCCCAGTACCTCATCAACGCAAG GTTCAGAGACGTGGCGGCCATGTGGAATGACCCATCCTCCATGACGACATCCTAA
- the LOC124011246 gene encoding poly(rC)-binding protein 3-like isoform X17 produces the protein MEPPKVQQPGEGGLNVTLTIRLLMHGKEVGSIIGKKGETVKKMREEVSASGARINISEGNCPERIVTITGPTDAIFKAFAMIAYKFEEDIINSMSNSPATSKPPVTLRLVVPASQCGSLIGKGGSKIKEMRESTGAQVQVAGDMLPNSTERAVTISGAPEAIIQCVKQICVVMLEAYTIQGQYAIPHPDLTKLHQLAMQQTPFNPLGQTTPAFPAGLDASNQASTHELTIPNDLIGCIIGRQGTKINEIRQMSGAQIKIANAMEGSSERQITITGTPANISLAQYLINARFRDVAAMWNDPSSMTTS, from the exons ATGGAACCACCCAAGGTGCAGCAGCCAGGCGAAGGAGGCCTCAACGTCACCCTCACCATCAGGCTTCTGATGCACGGCAAG GAGGTTGGAAGCATCATTGGAAAG aaaggagagacagtgaAGAAGATGCGTGAAGAGGTAAGTGCA AGTGGTGCACGCATCAACATCTCTGAGGGAAACTGCCCAGAGCGGATAGTTACCATCACCGGACCCACAGATGCCATCTTCAAGGCCTTCGCCATGATCGCATACAAGTTTGAAGAG GATATAATCAACTCTATGAGCAACAGTCCAGCCACCAGCAAGCCTCCTGTCACCCTGCGTCTGGTTGTCCCAGCCAGCCAATGTGGCTCCCTCATAGGGAAAGGAGGCTCCAAAATCAAAGAAatgagagag TCCACAGGTGCTCAGGTACAGGTCGCAGGGGACATGCTGCCCAACTCCACTGAACGAGCAGTCACCATCTCAGGAGCCCCGGAAGCCATTATCCAGTGTGTCAAGCAGATCTGTGTTGTCATGCTAGAG gCGTACACCATTCAGGGACAATACGCCATCCCTCACCCTGAC TTGACCAAGCTCCACCAGTTGGCTATGCAGCAAACCCCCTTTAACCCCCTTGGACAGACCACCCCTGCCTTCCCCG CAGGTCTGGATGCCAGTAACCAGGCCAGTACTCATGAACTCACCATTCCCAATGAT CTAATAGGCTGCATAATCGGGCGCCAGGGAACCAAAATCAACGAGATCCGTCAGATGTCTGGGGCGCAGATCAAAATTGCTAACGCCATGGAAGGGTCATCGGAGCGCCAGATCACCATCACAGGAACCCCCGCCAACATCAGCCTGGCCCAGTACCTCATCAACGCAAG GTTCAGAGACGTGGCGGCCATGTGGAATGACCCATCCTCCATGACGACATCCTAA
- the LOC124011246 gene encoding poly(rC)-binding protein 3-like isoform X21: protein MEPPKVQQPGEGGLNVTLTIRLLMHGKEVGSIIGKKGETVKKMREEVSASGARINISEGNCPERIVTITGPTDAIFKAFAMIAYKFEEDIINSMSNSPATSKPPVTLRLVVPASQCGSLIGKGGSKIKEMRESTGAQVQVAGDMLPNSTERAVTISGAPEAIIQCVKQICVVMLESPPKGATIPYRPKPASTPIIFSGGQVRADPLGASTANLSLLLQHQPLPAYTIQGQYAIPHPDQLTKLHQLAMQQTPFNPLGQTTPAFPGLDASNQASTHELTIPNDAA from the exons ATGGAACCACCCAAGGTGCAGCAGCCAGGCGAAGGAGGCCTCAACGTCACCCTCACCATCAGGCTTCTGATGCACGGCAAG GAGGTTGGAAGCATCATTGGAAAG aaaggagagacagtgaAGAAGATGCGTGAAGAGGTAAGTGCA AGTGGTGCACGCATCAACATCTCTGAGGGAAACTGCCCAGAGCGGATAGTTACCATCACCGGACCCACAGATGCCATCTTCAAGGCCTTCGCCATGATCGCATACAAGTTTGAAGAG GATATAATCAACTCTATGAGCAACAGTCCAGCCACCAGCAAGCCTCCTGTCACCCTGCGTCTGGTTGTCCCAGCCAGCCAATGTGGCTCCCTCATAGGGAAAGGAGGCTCCAAAATCAAAGAAatgagagag TCCACAGGTGCTCAGGTACAGGTCGCAGGGGACATGCTGCCCAACTCCACTGAACGAGCAGTCACCATCTCAGGAGCCCCGGAAGCCATTATCCAGTGTGTCAAGCAGATCTGTGTTGTCATGCTAGAG tcccCACCGAAAGGTGCCACTATCCCCTACCGCCCCAAGCCTGCCTCCACCCCCATCATTTTTTCAGGTGGCCAGGTAAGAGCCGACCCGCTGGGGGCCTCCACTGCCAACCTCAGCCTCTTACTGCAGCACCAGCCACTGCCT gCGTACACCATTCAGGGACAATACGCCATCCCTCACCCTGAC CAGTTGACCAAGCTCCACCAGTTGGCTATGCAGCAAACCCCCTTTAACCCCCTTGGACAGACCACCCCTGCCTTCCCCG GTCTGGATGCCAGTAACCAGGCCAGTACTCATGAACTCACCATTCCCAATGAT GCTGCATAA